The Pelobates fuscus isolate aPelFus1 chromosome 2, aPelFus1.pri, whole genome shotgun sequence genome has a segment encoding these proteins:
- the RRM2 gene encoding ribonucleoside-diphosphate reductase subunit M2 encodes MQSIRKPFGALNENASPMKSLSLTDKENTPPSLSNTRILASKTARKIFEETETDSVKPKTQAHSNQDEPLLRDNPNRFVIFPIQYHDIWQMYKKAEASFWTAEEVDLSKDLQHWESLKSDEKFFISHVLAFFAASDGIVNENLVERFSQEIQVTEARCFYGFQIAMENIHSEMYSLLIDTYIKDPKEREYLFNAIETLPCVKKKADWAMRWIADRQATYGERVVAFAAVEGIFFSGSFASIFWLKKRGLMPGLTFSNELISRDEGLHCDFACLMFKHLVNKPSEARVGELITDAVRIEQEFLTDALPVNLIGMNCTLMKQYIEFVADRLLLELGFSKIFRAENPFDFMENISLEGKTNFFEKKVGEYQKMGVMSKASDNTFTLDADF; translated from the exons ATGCAGTCTATCCGCAAGCCTTTCGGAGCTCTGAACGAGAACGCCTCCCCCATGAAGAGTCTGAGTCTGACCGATAAGGAGAACACA CCTCCTTCCCTGAGCAACACCCGGATCCTGGCTAGTAAGACAGCCCGCAAGATCTTCGAGGAGACAGAGACTGACTCG GTAAAGCCAAAGACACAAGCTCATTCTAATCAAGATGAGCCTCTGCTGAGGGACAACCCAAATCGCTTTGTGATATTTCCTATTCAATATCATGATATCTGGCAGATGTACAAGAAGGCAGAAGCCTCTTTCTGGACAGCAGAGGAG GTGGATCTCTCCAAAGACCTCCAACATTGGGAGTCCCTAAAGTCCGATGAGAAATTCTTCATCTCTCATGTCTTGGCATTCTTTGCTGCTAGTGATGGCATTGTAAATGAGAACCTG GTCGAACGCTTCAGCCAGGAAATTCAAGTGACAGAAGCCCGCTGTTTCTATGGCTTTCAAATTGCGATGGAGAACATTCATTCTGAAATGTACAGTCTCCTTATAGACACTTACATTAAGGACCCAAAAGAAAG AGAATATCTCTTCAATGCTATTGAAACTCTACCTTGTGTGAAAAAGAAGGCTGACTGGGCAATGCGTTGGATTGCTGACAGACAAGCAACATATG GTGAGCGTGTTGTGGCTTTTGCTGCGGTGGAGGGAATCTTTTTCTCTGGCTCCTTTGCATCCATATTCTGGCTAAAAAAGCGTGGACTGATGCCTGGATTAACTTTCTCTAATGAGCTAATTAGCAGAGATGAG GGGCTACACTGTGACTTTGCATGCCTTATGTTTAAACATCTTGTAAACAAACCATCAGAGGCTCGCGTTGGAGAACTGATTACAGATGCTGTCCGTATAGAGCAG GAATTTCTGACAGATGCATTACCCGTCAACCTCATTGGTATGAACTGCACTCTAATGAAGCAATACATCGAATTTGTTGCAGATCGGCTGTTACTTGAACTTGGCTTTAGTAAG ATATTCAGAGCAGAAAATCCATTTGATTTTATGGAAAATATTTCACTGGAAGGAAAGACTAACTTCTTTGAGAAGAAAGTTGGTGAATATCAGAAGATGGGAGTAATGTCTAAAGCATCAGACAACACATTTACACTTGATGCAGACTTCTAA